A single Phoenix dactylifera cultivar Barhee BC4 chromosome 1, palm_55x_up_171113_PBpolish2nd_filt_p, whole genome shotgun sequence DNA region contains:
- the LOC103718516 gene encoding protein disulfide isomerase-like 2-3: MRIGLLLLLLLAFVSVPAGALYSPSSPVVQLNPSNFKSKVLNANGVVLVEFFAPWCGHCQALTPTWEKAATVLKGVATVAALDADAHKSLAQEYGIKGFPTIKVFSPGKPPVDYQGARDVKPIAEFALQQIKALLKERLNGKSSRGSSEKSETSASIELTSRNFDELVLKSKDLWIVEFFAPWCGHCKKLAPEWKKASNNLKGKVKLGHVDCDAEKSLMSRFNVQGFPTILVFGIVKDSPYPYEGARVASAIESFALEQLETNVAPPEVSELTGPDVMEEKCSSAAICFVAFLPDILDSKAEGRNKYLELLLSVAEKFRRSPYSYVWAAAGKQPDLEKQVGVGGYGYPALVALNVKKGIYAPLRSAFEHDPIIDFVKEAGRGGKGNLPLEKAPSVVQTEPWDGKDGEIIEEDEFSLEELLGEDTTTKDEL; this comes from the exons ATGCGGATtggtctcctcctcctcctcttgctCGCCTTTGTCAGCGTCCCGGCGGGAGCCCTCTATTCCCCCTCTTCTCCCGTCGTCCAGCTCAACCCCTCCAACTTCAAGTCCAAG GTTTTGAACGCGAATGGGGTCGTCCTGGTGGAGTTCTTCGCGCCCTGGTGCGGCCACTGCCAAGCTCTCACGCCCACGTGGGAGAAAGCCGCCACCGTCTTGAAGGGCGTCGCCACTGTCGCCGCCCTTGACGCCGACGCCCACAAGTCTCTCGCCCAG GAATACGGAATTAAAGGATTTCCTACAATAAAGGTGTTCTCACCTGGTAAGCCTCCAGTAGATTATCAAGGAGCAAGGGATGTGAAGCCTATTGCAGAATTTGCTCTGCAGCAG ATTAAGGCGCTTCTTAAGGAACGGTTAAATGGCAAGTCATCTAGAGGTTCAAGTGAGAAATCTGAAACAAGTGCTTCGATAGAACTGACTTCTCGTAACTTTGATGAACTAGTTCTAAAAAGTAAAGACCTTTGGATTGTGGAATTCTTTGCACCATG GTGTGGGCATTGCAAAAAGCTGGCACCAGAATGGAAGAAAGCCTCAAATAACTTGAAGGGGAAAGTGAAACTAGGCCATGTTGATTGTGATGCAGAAAAG TCTTTGATGAGTAGATTCAATGTACAAGGATTCCCTACTATTTTGGTGTTCGGAATTGTCAAGGACAGCCCATATCCCTATGAGGGGGCTCGAGTTGCTTCAGCAATTGAGTCATTTGCACTGGAACAGCTCGAAACCAATGTTGCTCCTCCTGAAGTGTCCGAGTTGACTGGCCCA GATGTGATGGAAGAGAAATGTTCTTCGGCTGCTATCTGTTTTGTGGCTTTCCTCCCTGATATCTTGGATTCCAAGGCAGAGGGAAGAAATAAGTACCTTGAGCTTCTATTGTCAGTTGCTGAGAAATTTAGAAGGAGCCCTTACAG CTATGTGTGGGCTGCAGCAGGCAAGCAGCCTGACCTCGAGAAGCAGGTCGGAGTTGGTGGTTATGGTTACCCAGCTTTGGTGGCTCTGAATGTGAAGAAAGGCATATACGCCCCGCTCCGGAGTGCCTTCGAGCATGACCCGATCAT TGACTTTGTGAAAGAAGCAGGGCGTGGTGGTAAGGGAAACCTGCCTCTAGAGAAAGCCCCCTCTGTCGTCCAAACAGAACCATGGGATGGCAAAGATGGAGAGATCATTGAAGAGGATGAGTTCTCTCTTGAAGAGCTTCTGGGGGAAGACACTACAACCAAAGATGAATTATAA
- the LOC103718517 gene encoding probable tyrosine-protein phosphatase DSP4 — protein sequence MGKPKISEEELEEEQKVGKKDQEILGQTAALAAAEARECADELFVPPLNFAMVDDGVFRSGFPDTSNFGFLKALKLRSIIYLCPEPYPEANEEFLKSNGIRLFQFGIDGCKEPFVNIPEDTILEALKVVLDVQNHPLLIHCKRGKHRTGCVVGCLRKLQRWCLTSVFDEYQHFAAAKARISDQRFMELFDISSLKHLSTSYTGLKKSSVA from the exons ATGGGCAAGCCAAAGATTTCCGAGGAGGAATTGGAGGAGGAACAGAAGGTGGGGAAGAAGGATCAGGAAATTTTGGGCCAGACGGCGGCTTTGGCAGCGGCCGAAGCAAGAGAATGCGCCGACGAGCTCTTCGTCCCGCCGCTGAATTTCGCCATGGTGGACGACGGCGTCTTCCGCTCGGGCTTCCCGGATACCTCCAATTTCGGCTTCTTGAAAGCCCTGAAACTCCGCTCCATCAT ATATCTTTGTCCGGAGCCGTATCCGGAGGCGAACGAAGAGTTTCTTAAGTCGAACGGGATCAGGCTGTTCCAGTTTGGGATTGATGGTTGCAAG GAACCTTTTGTCAACATTCCTGAGGATACAATTCTAGAGGCTCTCAAAGTTGTACTAG atgTCCAGAACCACCCGCTGCTTATTCATTGTAAACGAGGAAAG CATCGAACTGGTTGTGTGGTAGGATGTTTGAGGAAACTGCAGAGGTGGTGCTTGACATCAGTGTTTGACGAGTACCAGCATTTTGCCGCTGCCAAAGCAAGGATTTCTGATCAGAGGTTTATGGAGTTATTTGACATTTCGAGCTTGAAACATTTATCAACTTCATATACAGGTTTGAAGAAATCATCAGTTGCCTGA